The Flavobacterium faecale genome has a segment encoding these proteins:
- a CDS encoding M1 family metallopeptidase, whose translation MTKKIFLLAISAFSLGSYAQNTPYWQQKVDYKMNVSMDVEKFQYKGDQQLVYTNNSPDTLKKVYYHLFNNAFQPGSEMDERLHTIKDPDARMTGKEKNGKENRIKNLKPNEIGFLNITNLKQDGAVAKTKVTGTVLEVFLAKPILPHSSTTLTLDFNGQVPVQIRRSGRNNSEGVALSMSQWYPKLAEFDFEGWHADPYIAREFHGVWGDFDVNITIDKAYTIGGSGYLQNPNEIGHGYQDKGLEVTYPKKAKTLTWHFVAPMVHDFAWAADPNYAHDILKGPNNVDIHFLYKNEPATVEKWKQVEPMMVKVMEGYNKKVGPYPYKQYSFIQGGDGGMEYAMCTLMLGNGTVDGIYGTATHELGHSWFQHILASNESKHPWMDEGFTTYIQDWVINDLAATKESNPFEGNYKTYYYLVNSGKEQPQTTHGDRYDENRSYSIASYVKGSIYLSQLGYLIGQNNLDKTLNRYFEDFKFKHPTPNDITRTAERVSGAELDWYLTDWTQTVNTIDYGIKEVTEKDNNTVVALERIGRMPMPMDILVEYTDGTKESFYVPLRMMYFEKENPTPEIKRTILKDWPWAASNYEFSISKNKSSIKKITLDPSGLMADVKQSNNTYESK comes from the coding sequence ATGACAAAAAAGATATTCTTACTTGCTATATCAGCATTTTCACTGGGATCGTATGCCCAAAATACTCCTTACTGGCAACAGAAAGTAGACTATAAAATGAACGTTTCTATGGATGTTGAAAAATTTCAATACAAAGGAGACCAACAATTAGTCTATACCAACAACTCGCCAGATACTTTGAAAAAAGTGTACTATCATTTGTTTAATAACGCTTTCCAGCCGGGTAGCGAAATGGACGAACGCCTGCACACGATCAAGGATCCTGACGCACGTATGACGGGTAAAGAAAAAAACGGGAAAGAAAACCGTATCAAAAATTTAAAACCGAACGAAATTGGCTTTTTGAACATCACCAACTTGAAACAAGATGGTGCAGTGGCAAAAACCAAGGTTACAGGAACAGTTCTCGAGGTGTTTTTGGCAAAACCAATTTTACCACATTCTTCTACAACTTTAACCTTAGATTTTAACGGACAAGTACCGGTACAAATTCGTCGTTCAGGTCGCAACAATTCTGAAGGAGTTGCTTTGTCTATGTCACAATGGTACCCAAAATTAGCTGAGTTTGATTTTGAAGGTTGGCATGCAGATCCTTATATCGCGAGAGAGTTTCATGGTGTTTGGGGAGATTTTGACGTAAACATTACCATTGACAAAGCCTACACTATTGGAGGATCTGGTTATTTGCAAAACCCGAACGAAATAGGTCACGGCTACCAAGACAAAGGTCTTGAAGTAACGTATCCTAAAAAAGCAAAAACGCTAACTTGGCATTTTGTTGCACCAATGGTACACGATTTTGCTTGGGCAGCAGATCCCAATTATGCACACGATATCTTGAAAGGTCCAAACAATGTTGATATTCACTTTTTATACAAAAACGAACCTGCTACGGTTGAAAAATGGAAACAAGTAGAACCAATGATGGTCAAAGTTATGGAGGGTTACAACAAAAAAGTAGGTCCGTATCCATACAAACAATACTCGTTTATTCAAGGTGGCGATGGCGGAATGGAGTATGCAATGTGTACTTTGATGCTTGGTAACGGAACTGTAGATGGTATTTACGGAACTGCAACACACGAATTGGGGCACTCTTGGTTCCAACACATTCTAGCATCCAACGAGTCCAAACATCCTTGGATGGATGAAGGTTTCACGACTTATATTCAAGATTGGGTTATCAATGATTTGGCTGCCACAAAAGAGAGTAATCCATTTGAAGGCAATTACAAAACATACTACTACCTTGTAAATTCTGGCAAAGAGCAACCACAAACTACTCATGGTGACCGATATGACGAAAACCGTTCGTACAGTATCGCATCCTATGTAAAAGGAAGTATTTATTTGTCTCAATTGGGTTACTTGATTGGACAAAACAATTTGGACAAAACCTTAAATCGCTATTTTGAAGATTTCAAATTCAAACACCCTACTCCAAATGACATCACAAGAACTGCAGAGCGCGTTTCTGGAGCCGAATTGGATTGGTATTTAACCGATTGGACACAGACCGTAAACACAATCGATTATGGTATAAAAGAAGTTACAGAAAAAGATAACAATACCGTTGTCGCTCTAGAACGTATTGGTAGAATGCCAATGCCAATGGATATTTTGGTTGAATACACAGATGGAACCAAAGAAAGTTTCTATGTTCCTTTGCGAATGATGTATTTCGAAAAAGAAAACCCGACTCCAGAAATTAAAAGAACGATATTGAAAGACTGGCCATGGGCAGCTTCTAATTATGAATTTTCAATTTCGAAAAATAAATCGAGCATCAAAAAAATCACCCTTGATCCAAGCGGATTAATGGCAGATGTGAAGCAAAGCAATAATACATACGAATCAAAATAA
- a CDS encoding BamA/TamA family outer membrane protein: MVLPVLFVQPANGLLYGAIAQYTFKGKLPRDKYSSAFIMATYTTKKQLLVDAKSNFLLNHNSLYLWGDWRYYKFSQSNYGLGSDNVPSGKNDFTIESIAQPMKYDYIKFYQTASLLVAPNLFLGAGIHFDGYLNIASLPTEGTTTQQNYHNTYNSQFGFNNNHYLVKSFSLNLIHDSRDNLVNPNHGCFTNLNLKSNLEFGKNAFSRLILFSEFKYYVPLSHTNKQHVLAFWSYGQFLLKGHLPYLGLPANGGDQDSRSGRGYTQGLFRGQNLYYFETEYRFPLSCNQLLSGTVFTNFTSTSDKARNIAVLQYIQPAFGCGLRLLIDKTTRTNVVASYGVGRHSKSFYVNTGETF; this comes from the coding sequence ATGGTTTTACCTGTTCTATTTGTACAACCTGCAAATGGTTTGCTTTATGGCGCAATAGCACAATACACCTTCAAAGGAAAATTACCAAGAGATAAGTATTCTTCTGCTTTTATAATGGCGACCTACACCACCAAAAAACAATTGTTGGTCGATGCCAAAAGTAATTTTTTATTAAACCACAATTCGCTATATCTATGGGGTGACTGGCGCTATTACAAATTTTCGCAATCCAATTATGGTTTAGGATCTGATAATGTTCCCTCTGGCAAAAATGACTTCACTATAGAATCTATAGCCCAACCCATGAAGTACGATTATATAAAGTTTTACCAAACTGCATCATTACTTGTAGCTCCCAATTTATTTTTGGGCGCGGGCATCCATTTTGATGGTTATTTGAATATTGCAAGCCTACCTACTGAAGGCACTACTACTCAACAAAATTACCACAACACTTATAATTCACAGTTCGGCTTTAACAATAATCACTATTTAGTAAAGAGTTTCAGCCTCAATTTAATTCATGATTCAAGAGACAATTTGGTCAATCCCAATCACGGCTGTTTCACCAATCTAAATTTAAAATCAAATTTAGAATTTGGTAAAAATGCCTTTTCGAGACTTATTCTATTTTCAGAATTCAAATATTATGTCCCCTTAAGCCACACCAACAAACAACACGTATTGGCATTTTGGAGTTACGGTCAGTTTTTGTTAAAAGGCCATCTACCCTATTTAGGTTTACCTGCAAATGGTGGCGACCAAGATAGTCGCTCAGGACGCGGTTACACCCAAGGTCTATTTCGAGGACAAAATCTATACTACTTTGAAACAGAATATCGTTTCCCGTTGAGCTGTAACCAGCTTTTGAGCGGAACTGTATTTACCAACTTTACGTCTACAAGTGACAAAGCTCGAAATATTGCTGTTTTACAATACATTCAACCAGCCTTTGGATGTGGATTAAGACTGTTAATTGATAAAACTACGCGAACCAATGTGGTAGCCTCTTATGGAGTAGGACGCCATTCTAAAAGCTTTTATGTAAACACCGGAGAAACTTTTTGA
- a CDS encoding murein hydrolase activator EnvC family protein produces MPKFILSLVFICMTSVLWSQSTQQEKLEQRKAQIQREIRDNENMLKGIKSKEKSAMTVYLIQKNKIKLKETLINTTTKQTKLLGDDMYRNQLKINELNRELNVLKEDYAKKIVQSYKSRSEQSRAMFILSSENFLQAFKRVQYLKQYTNFRKEQGEEIKGKSLELVSINKKLQEQKAAKIRLLEENKKERISLEKERVEQEKLVNEIKKDKNRIVSDIRKKQSESKNIDRQIDRLIREAIAEANRKAAAEKARAAAAARAAAAAEKAAAAAAAAGKSNRGIKKAVAAAEEEVKKEPAPPRAEVSSSRIELTPESKLIADNFRANRGKLPWPVEKGFVSLGYGDQAHPIYNTLVIHNSGVEITTEEGANARAVFGGEVASVMILSPVNKAVMIQHGDYFTVYQNLSSVSVSKGDKVNIKQSLGRVRTSGETGKTVIKFLLLQNTTYTNPQGWLSNM; encoded by the coding sequence ATGCCAAAGTTTATTCTAAGCCTAGTTTTTATTTGCATGACTTCTGTTCTCTGGAGTCAATCTACTCAACAAGAAAAGTTAGAGCAACGCAAAGCCCAAATTCAACGAGAAATTAGGGACAATGAGAACATGTTGAAAGGAATCAAATCCAAAGAAAAGTCAGCAATGACCGTGTACTTGATTCAAAAAAACAAAATCAAGCTAAAGGAGACTTTGATCAATACTACAACCAAACAAACCAAATTGTTGGGTGATGATATGTATCGCAATCAATTAAAAATAAACGAGTTAAATAGAGAGTTAAACGTTTTAAAAGAAGATTACGCCAAGAAAATTGTGCAATCTTATAAGAGTCGTTCCGAGCAAAGTCGCGCGATGTTTATCCTTTCGTCTGAGAACTTTTTACAAGCTTTCAAAAGAGTGCAATATTTAAAACAATATACCAACTTTAGAAAAGAGCAAGGTGAAGAAATTAAGGGGAAATCACTCGAGTTAGTATCTATTAACAAAAAGTTGCAAGAGCAAAAAGCAGCAAAAATACGTTTATTAGAAGAAAACAAAAAAGAGCGTATATCACTTGAAAAAGAACGAGTAGAGCAAGAAAAATTGGTAAACGAAATCAAAAAAGATAAAAACCGCATCGTTTCTGATATTCGAAAAAAACAAAGTGAGTCCAAAAACATTGACCGTCAAATCGATCGATTGATTCGTGAGGCAATTGCCGAAGCCAATAGAAAAGCCGCTGCCGAAAAAGCAAGAGCCGCTGCTGCTGCACGTGCTGCCGCTGCTGCCGAAAAAGCTGCTGCCGCCGCTGCTGCTGCTGGAAAATCAAATAGAGGAATCAAAAAAGCTGTTGCTGCAGCTGAAGAAGAAGTCAAAAAAGAACCAGCACCACCTCGTGCAGAAGTTTCGTCTTCTAGAATTGAACTTACACCAGAATCTAAACTGATTGCAGATAACTTTAGAGCCAATAGAGGAAAGTTGCCTTGGCCAGTAGAAAAAGGATTTGTCTCTTTAGGCTACGGAGATCAAGCACACCCAATTTACAATACTTTGGTGATTCATAACAGTGGTGTCGAAATCACAACCGAAGAAGGCGCTAATGCAAGAGCCGTATTTGGTGGAGAAGTTGCTAGTGTAATGATCTTGTCACCGGTGAACAAAGCCGTAATGATTCAGCATGGAGATTACTTCACAGTCTACCAAAACTTGAGTTCAGTTTCGGTTAGTAAAGGAGACAAAGTAAATATCAAACAAAGTTTGGGTCGTGTGAGAACAAGTGGAGAAACGGGTAAAACCGTGATAAAGTTCTTATTATTGCAAAATACAACCTATACCAATCCTCAAGGATGGTTGTCAAACATGTAA
- the mfd gene encoding transcription-repair coupling factor → MSKAALYKTYDNLPKTVQIAKLLQDKKELKMHLKGLLGSSISFTIQSIFKKTALPFLLVLENKEEAAYFLNDLEQMVGEPDVLFYPASYRRPYQVDETDNANVLLRAEVLNRINSRKKPAIVVTYPEALFEKVVTRKDLDKNTLKVSVGDKISIDFINEVLFEYEFKRVDFITEPGEFSVRGGIVDVFSFSNDNPYRIEFFGNEVDSMRTFDVATQLSIEKQTKITIIPNVENKVFQENRESFLDYISEKTVLILQNTEGFLSQLDKQFAKAEEAFAKLNTEIKRAAPEQLFLNQPEFIKRALDFSIVELASKPVFKATEKFEFHIQPQPSFNKQFDLLLNNLSENHFNGLTNYLFCSNDNQAKRFHDIFETLDESNSENIRKQYNTVVLPLYQGFIDTENQIACYTDHQIFERYHKFNLKSGYSKKQNITLKELTALTVGDYVTHIDHGIGRFGGLQKIQVEGKTQETIKLVYADNDIVYVSIHSLHKVSKYTGKDGTPPKIYKLGSNAWKVLKQKTKARVKHVAFNLIQLYAKRRLDKGFAFAPDSYLQNELESSFIYEDTPDQYKSTQEVKADMESDRPMDRLVCGDVGFGKTEVAIRAAFKAVDNSKQVAILVPTTILAYQHYRTFTERLKDMPVSVGYLNRFRTAKQKAETLKQLAEGKLDIVIGTHQLVNKNVVFKDLGLLIVDEEQKFGVNVKDKLKTIAANIDTLTLTATPIPRTLQFSLMAARDLSVITTPPPNRYPIETNVVGFSEETIRDAISYEIQRNGQVFFINNRIENIKEIAGMIQRLVPNARVGIGHGQMDGKKLEELMLAFMNGEFDVLVATTIIESGLDVPNANTIFINNANNFGLSDLHQMRGRVGRSNKKAFCYFICPPYSAMTDDARKRIQALEQFNELGSGFNIAMKDLEIRGAGDLLGGEQSGFINEIGFDTYQKILNEAIDELKENEFKDLYPEDNDIETKEYVKDIQIDTDFELLFSDEYINNVSERYSLYNELGAVKNEEELMVFQNKLTDRFGPMPPRAKALMNSIRIKWIASGIGIEKLVMKKGKMICYFVSDQQSDFYQTNRFRDILQFVQKNTGICKMKEKQTPAGLRLLLTFDNAKTTRNALELMEKLGGK, encoded by the coding sequence TTGAGTAAAGCAGCACTATATAAAACATACGATAATTTGCCCAAAACGGTGCAAATTGCCAAACTATTGCAAGATAAAAAAGAACTAAAAATGCATCTCAAGGGATTGCTAGGTTCTTCTATTTCATTCACAATTCAGTCAATTTTCAAAAAAACAGCCCTCCCCTTTTTACTTGTTTTAGAGAACAAAGAGGAAGCTGCTTATTTCTTGAATGACTTAGAGCAAATGGTCGGTGAACCCGATGTATTGTTTTACCCAGCATCTTATCGCCGTCCGTACCAAGTAGACGAGACTGACAACGCCAATGTTTTGTTACGTGCAGAGGTGCTTAACCGCATTAATTCGCGCAAAAAACCCGCAATTGTAGTCACCTACCCCGAGGCATTGTTCGAAAAAGTGGTCACTCGTAAAGATTTAGACAAAAACACATTAAAAGTTAGCGTAGGCGATAAAATTTCGATCGATTTTATCAACGAAGTCTTATTCGAATATGAATTTAAAAGAGTGGATTTTATTACCGAACCCGGAGAATTTTCGGTTCGTGGTGGTATTGTCGATGTTTTTTCATTTTCGAATGATAATCCGTATCGAATCGAATTTTTTGGAAACGAAGTGGATAGCATGCGTACCTTCGATGTAGCCACACAACTTTCGATAGAAAAACAAACTAAAATCACGATCATTCCTAATGTTGAAAATAAGGTTTTTCAAGAAAACAGAGAATCATTTTTAGATTATATTTCAGAGAAAACCGTTTTAATTCTTCAAAACACAGAAGGATTTTTATCACAACTTGACAAGCAGTTTGCCAAAGCCGAAGAAGCTTTCGCAAAATTAAATACCGAAATCAAGCGCGCTGCACCCGAGCAATTGTTCTTGAACCAACCCGAATTTATTAAACGTGCTTTGGATTTTTCGATTGTAGAATTAGCTTCGAAACCTGTTTTTAAGGCCACCGAAAAATTCGAATTTCATATTCAGCCGCAACCGTCTTTCAATAAGCAATTTGATTTGTTGCTGAATAATTTGAGTGAAAATCATTTTAATGGTTTGACTAATTATTTATTTTGTTCGAATGACAATCAGGCAAAACGATTCCACGACATCTTCGAGACTTTGGATGAAAGCAATTCTGAGAACATTCGAAAACAATACAATACAGTGGTTTTACCATTGTACCAAGGTTTTATTGATACCGAAAACCAAATTGCTTGCTATACTGACCACCAGATTTTTGAGCGTTACCATAAATTCAACCTCAAAAGTGGCTATTCGAAAAAGCAAAACATTACTTTAAAAGAGCTTACCGCCTTAACCGTTGGGGATTATGTAACACACATTGACCACGGAATTGGAAGGTTTGGTGGTTTGCAAAAAATACAAGTAGAGGGGAAAACCCAAGAAACTATCAAACTTGTCTATGCTGATAATGACATTGTGTATGTGAGCATTCACTCGCTACACAAAGTGTCAAAATATACTGGAAAAGACGGAACGCCACCAAAAATTTATAAGTTAGGCTCGAATGCCTGGAAAGTTTTAAAACAAAAAACCAAAGCCAGAGTCAAGCATGTAGCCTTCAATTTGATTCAGCTATACGCCAAAAGACGTTTGGACAAAGGCTTTGCTTTTGCTCCAGACAGCTATTTGCAAAACGAATTGGAAAGTTCGTTTATCTACGAAGATACACCCGACCAATACAAATCGACTCAAGAAGTCAAAGCCGACATGGAAAGCGATCGCCCGATGGACCGATTGGTTTGTGGTGATGTAGGTTTTGGAAAAACGGAGGTAGCGATTCGCGCCGCTTTCAAAGCGGTGGACAATAGCAAACAAGTCGCTATATTGGTGCCGACCACTATTTTGGCCTACCAACATTACCGAACATTCACCGAGCGATTGAAAGATATGCCCGTGAGTGTGGGTTATTTAAACCGTTTTAGAACTGCCAAACAAAAAGCAGAAACCCTGAAGCAATTGGCCGAAGGCAAACTAGATATCGTTATTGGAACCCACCAATTGGTGAACAAAAATGTCGTTTTCAAAGATTTAGGTTTATTGATTGTGGATGAGGAGCAAAAATTTGGTGTGAATGTCAAAGACAAACTCAAAACCATTGCCGCTAATATCGATACTTTGACCTTGACGGCAACGCCGATCCCGAGAACCTTACAATTCTCTTTGATGGCAGCCCGAGATTTATCGGTTATTACGACACCTCCACCCAATCGTTATCCTATTGAAACTAATGTTGTCGGTTTTAGCGAAGAAACAATTCGAGACGCGATTTCGTATGAGATTCAGCGCAACGGACAGGTATTTTTCATTAACAATAGAATCGAAAATATTAAAGAAATAGCTGGTATGATTCAGCGACTCGTTCCTAATGCCCGCGTGGGTATTGGTCACGGTCAAATGGATGGTAAAAAATTAGAAGAATTAATGTTGGCCTTCATGAACGGGGAATTCGACGTTTTGGTAGCAACAACAATTATTGAAAGTGGTTTGGATGTACCCAATGCCAATACCATTTTCATCAACAACGCTAACAATTTCGGACTCTCAGACTTGCACCAAATGCGTGGTCGTGTGGGACGTAGCAACAAAAAAGCCTTTTGTTATTTCATCTGTCCTCCTTACTCCGCCATGACCGACGATGCCAGAAAACGTATTCAAGCATTAGAGCAGTTCAATGAACTTGGAAGCGGGTTTAATATTGCCATGAAGGATTTGGAGATTCGTGGTGCTGGAGATTTATTGGGTGGTGAACAAAGCGGATTTATCAACGAAATTGGATTCGACACCTATCAAAAAATCTTGAACGAAGCCATTGATGAGTTAAAGGAAAATGAATTCAAAGATTTGTATCCAGAAGACAACGATATTGAGACGAAAGAATATGTCAAAGACATTCAAATAGACACCGATTTTGAGCTTTTATTCTCAGATGAATACATCAACAACGTTTCGGAGCGATATAGCTTGTACAACGAGCTAGGCGCAGTTAAAAACGAAGAAGAACTAATGGTCTTCCAAAACAAACTGACGGATCGTTTTGGTCCAATGCCACCACGTGCAAAAGCATTGATGAACAGCATCCGTATTAAATGGATTGCTAGCGGTATTGGTATCGAAAAACTGGTAATGAAAAAAGGTAAAATGATTTGCTATTTTGTTTCTGATCAACAATCTGACTTTTACCAAACCAATCGTTTTAGAGATATTTTACAGTTTGTACAAAAAAATACCGGTATTTGTAAAATGAAAGAGAAACAAACTCCTGCCGGTTTGCGCTTGCTCTTGACTTTCGACAATGCCAAAACTACTCGAAACGCATTGGAGTTAATGGAAAAATTGGGTGGAAAATAA
- a CDS encoding geranylgeranyl reductase family protein — MKSFDVAIIGSGPAGASAAFELSKSGISTVIIEKEILPRYKTCGGGFVFRGLKNMPFDISSVIEKQFYSIDTYFSNKQSHLTTARDQPIITMIMRDSFDNLIVEKAKENGVTLLQDHKVESITFGENQILHTNQGPIQAKFIIAADGALSPIAKMTGWVETRLIIPALEYEVEVPAADFERLSQNVRFDIDAIPYGYGWCFPKKNHLSIGVAVMIKSNKKINLKEYYATYLKTLGITEIISESAHGFVIPVAPRTDNFVRKNVFLVGDSAGLADPLVAEGISNAILSGVQAAQAIAEAALDPEKAAALYHAKLEATILPEIRTGAKLSHYFYNQKTFRDLVLKKYGQKVAEAMTDLFMGERTYPSDYKASIAKKIKGAIF, encoded by the coding sequence ATGAAATCATTTGATGTAGCCATTATAGGCAGTGGACCTGCGGGTGCTTCGGCAGCCTTTGAATTATCAAAATCAGGAATTTCTACCGTTATTATCGAAAAAGAAATTTTACCCAGGTACAAAACCTGTGGTGGCGGATTTGTTTTTAGAGGGTTAAAAAACATGCCTTTTGATATCTCATCTGTAATCGAAAAGCAGTTTTATTCTATCGATACCTATTTTTCAAACAAACAATCCCATCTTACCACCGCACGTGACCAACCGATCATCACAATGATCATGCGCGACAGTTTTGACAACTTAATTGTAGAAAAGGCCAAAGAAAACGGTGTGACTTTGTTGCAAGATCACAAAGTAGAAAGCATCACATTTGGCGAAAACCAAATTTTACATACCAACCAAGGTCCAATTCAAGCCAAATTTATCATTGCTGCAGACGGCGCTTTGAGTCCGATTGCAAAAATGACGGGCTGGGTAGAAACGAGACTCATCATTCCGGCTCTGGAATACGAAGTAGAAGTTCCCGCCGCCGATTTTGAACGACTGTCTCAAAATGTTCGTTTCGACATTGATGCAATACCGTATGGTTATGGCTGGTGTTTCCCAAAAAAGAATCACCTCTCTATTGGGGTTGCTGTTATGATTAAAAGCAATAAAAAAATCAATTTAAAAGAATATTACGCGACCTATTTAAAAACCTTGGGAATTACCGAAATCATTAGTGAATCGGCTCATGGTTTTGTGATTCCGGTGGCACCAAGAACAGATAATTTTGTTCGAAAAAATGTATTTCTAGTCGGTGACTCAGCAGGATTGGCTGATCCTTTGGTAGCCGAAGGAATTTCGAATGCAATTTTGAGCGGTGTTCAAGCAGCACAAGCTATCGCTGAAGCAGCATTAGACCCTGAAAAAGCAGCGGCGCTTTACCATGCAAAATTGGAGGCTACCATCTTGCCCGAAATACGCACTGGAGCAAAACTATCGCATTACTTTTATAATCAAAAAACCTTTAGAGATTTGGTCTTAAAAAAATACGGTCAAAAAGTCGCTGAAGCCATGACCGATTTATTTATGGGCGAAAGAACCTATCCAAGCGATTACAAAGCAAGTATTGCAAAGAAAATTAAAGGTGCAATCTTTTAA
- a CDS encoding DUF4292 domain-containing protein: MKIKSIVNRSFMIGVLATSLLVVSCKSKKSLIQNTSTEAVKEMKSSSIISKHYDNKTDFSAVYIKSNVRFDNGKQTQNVTAEIRIQKDKQILVSVRFLGITMAKALITPEKVSYYEKIKGTYFEGDFSGLSQWLGTDLDYDKVQNMLMGEALDDLRKGKYTQTQEEQSYKLEDKANNTTQKTFYIDAENFKVRKQEVVQSDKGRKIEMNYGNYKNFDTKIMPLQLYINASQEKGKTEINLEYTDVNFSDELSFPYSVPNGYKRILIN, translated from the coding sequence ATGAAGATTAAATCCATAGTAAATAGAAGTTTCATGATTGGCGTGCTGGCTACTAGTTTGCTAGTAGTTTCTTGTAAATCAAAGAAGTCATTGATTCAAAACACCTCGACAGAGGCGGTTAAAGAAATGAAGTCTAGTTCTATAATTAGCAAACATTACGACAACAAAACCGATTTTTCGGCCGTGTACATCAAATCTAATGTTCGTTTTGACAACGGAAAACAAACGCAAAATGTAACTGCCGAGATCCGAATTCAAAAAGACAAGCAAATTTTGGTTAGTGTTCGTTTTCTAGGAATTACCATGGCCAAAGCCTTGATTACGCCTGAAAAAGTTAGTTATTACGAAAAAATAAAAGGAACCTATTTTGAAGGTGATTTTAGTGGGTTAAGCCAATGGCTAGGAACCGACTTAGATTATGACAAAGTACAGAACATGTTGATGGGTGAAGCTTTAGACGATTTAAGAAAAGGTAAATACACCCAAACACAAGAAGAGCAATCGTATAAATTGGAAGATAAAGCCAATAATACTACTCAAAAAACGTTTTACATTGACGCAGAAAATTTCAAAGTTAGAAAGCAAGAAGTTGTCCAATCTGACAAAGGGCGAAAAATCGAAATGAATTACGGCAATTATAAAAATTTTGATACTAAAATAATGCCGTTGCAACTGTATATTAATGCAAGTCAGGAGAAAGGAAAAACAGAAATTAACCTAGAATACACCGATGTAAACTTCAGCGATGAACTTTCTTTTCCATATAGTGTGCCAAATGGGTACAAAAGAATTTTAATTAATTAA
- a CDS encoding tetratricopeptide repeat protein produces the protein MRYKSILVCWFAVLLCNATLVYAQDTGEYKPTDKDKFQDYFFEALKQKGIENYDKAIVSLEKCLKLEPQNATVHFELGKNYLAQKNYNNAITSFEKANEIDPTNKWFLVGIYDVNYATKDFVGGIMTINKLIPFDAKFKEDLTSLYMNTSQFDKALALINELNETVGKSDRREAYKIQILSQGKYQSSEIENLLQQIKKAPKEESNYVSLIYLYSKNNDIEKVLQTAKELEKEIPSSVWAQVSLFKYHLENKDGDKAVKAMNLVLESSKIDSKIKHRILNEFLLFVNINPQYAADLEKAVGYFDNDSDINVAQELGKFYHSKQQYDKAIQFYEIANQKSESVGVETNLLLLQAYTDTKQFDKVAKKATDLIDLFPNQPQFYYFSGLGNNQLGQFKKAKEFLEMGMDFVVEDKALEINFNIQLGEAYNGLGDMAKKELYFSKANQLLKK, from the coding sequence ATGAGGTATAAATCTATTTTGGTATGTTGGTTTGCTGTGTTGCTATGCAACGCAACACTCGTGTATGCGCAAGATACGGGCGAGTACAAACCCACTGATAAAGATAAATTTCAAGACTATTTTTTTGAAGCCTTAAAACAAAAAGGAATTGAGAATTATGACAAAGCAATTGTTTCGCTAGAAAAGTGCTTAAAGTTAGAGCCACAAAATGCTACAGTCCATTTCGAATTAGGTAAAAATTATTTAGCTCAAAAAAACTATAATAACGCCATTACTTCTTTCGAAAAAGCAAATGAGATTGACCCTACTAACAAATGGTTTCTCGTAGGTATTTATGATGTCAATTACGCTACCAAAGATTTTGTTGGCGGCATTATGACCATCAACAAATTAATCCCATTTGATGCCAAGTTCAAAGAAGATTTGACCTCATTGTACATGAATACATCGCAGTTTGATAAAGCGTTGGCTTTAATCAATGAGTTAAATGAAACGGTAGGGAAATCGGATCGACGTGAAGCCTACAAAATTCAGATTCTTTCTCAAGGTAAATACCAAAGTTCTGAGATTGAAAACTTGCTACAACAAATTAAAAAAGCGCCAAAAGAGGAATCTAACTATGTATCATTGATTTATTTGTATTCGAAAAATAATGATATAGAAAAAGTGCTTCAAACAGCAAAAGAGTTGGAGAAAGAAATACCAAGTTCTGTATGGGCGCAGGTAAGTCTGTTCAAATACCATTTAGAAAATAAAGATGGTGATAAGGCGGTCAAAGCAATGAATCTTGTGCTGGAAAGCAGTAAAATTGATTCGAAAATAAAACATCGTATTCTTAATGAATTTCTGCTTTTTGTGAATATAAATCCACAATATGCAGCAGATTTAGAAAAAGCCGTTGGGTATTTTGATAACGATTCCGACATAAACGTAGCGCAAGAGTTGGGTAAATTTTACCATAGCAAACAACAATACGACAAAGCCATACAATTTTATGAAATTGCCAATCAAAAGAGCGAAAGCGTTGGCGTAGAAACCAATTTACTGCTACTGCAAGCCTACACAGACACGAAGCAGTTTGACAAAGTAGCAAAAAAAGCCACTGATTTGATTGATTTATTTCCCAACCAACCACAATTCTATTATTTTTCGGGATTAGGAAATAATCAGTTGGGGCAATTTAAAAAAGCAAAAGAGTTCCTTGAAATGGGTATGGATTTTGTAGTTGAGGACAAAGCTTTAGAAATCAATTTCAATATCCAGCTTGGAGAAGCCTACAATGGGCTTGGAGATATGGCTAAGAAGGAATTGTATTTTTCGAAAGCAAATCAGTTATTAAAAAAATAA